In the Sorghum bicolor cultivar BTx623 chromosome 4, Sorghum_bicolor_NCBIv3, whole genome shotgun sequence genome, TGCGCCGTGTTTTCTTAGCGCCATCGCAACCTCGCCACTTTCTTGTGTCTGTCAGTTTCGGTGTTAGTATTTTATAATCACAACGCATTATTAGGCAAACAAAGTCACTTATTAGCCTCCTGATTGTCAAGCTCCATCAGATATTATATCATTATAATTgttgtcgtcgtcatcatcctTTCCTCGTTTGACTTGCCTGTCAATCGGAGTAGTAGCAGAGATACATATGGATTTTCCATGGACCCACCTGTCAGCCACTGCTCCGACAAGTAAGGAAAATAATAACACAGAAACTTACCATCTGTAACATACTCCCTACGGTTTTTCTTCTGAAAAGAAACAGCGACACATGAAACAGAACAGAGAGATATAAACCATATTCTTTCCCcagggaaaaaaaaaggaatatgTTTTAAAAGATTTTGTCGATTTCCAAAATTGTCGATGGGTTCTTCAAGATGTGTACTGCTACGTCATACGTACTCATATGTATGTATACTCCTCATCCGCCTTTATTATTATGATGATCTGATGAAAGGTAGCGATAGAGGAGGAGTACCTGGCGGCCGGCCGGCGTGCGTATGCAGAAGCGCTATACGGCGCTTTGAGATTCGTGCATCGTGTAGGTGCAGGAATCGGACGGCTGTGAGCAGGTGGGGAGGCGGGCTACCGGTCTCCAGGAAGAAAAGGCCACACGTCGctttccgcctccgcctccgctccCTTCCTTTCCCAttcgtctcgtctcgtctcgcTCTCGCCTGCCGCCTCCCCTTCGCGTCGCCTCGCCTCGCTCCGGCCGCAGCAGCCGCCTCCGCCCTGCCCTCCCCTCCCTCCGGAAAATTCCCCAATccatccccaaaccctaaataAATCCTCGATCGGCGCGCGCGGGAATCCAGCCACCGTCGGATGGGACCGCGGCCGGCGGCTCCGTAGTGGATTGGAGGCGCTCGGTTCGCTGCCTGTTTCATGCTGCTgctacggcggcggcgcccgtTCTAGAGGTGAGATTATTGATTCTCGGCCGGGTCGCGTAGGTACCCGATCGGTTCCTCGGGTAGGGAGAGGTAGGACTGCCATGCCGCCGTGTTTGTATGTTTCTTTGGTTCCGTTTtatctatctatatctataatAATATCTTAGTTGGGCAAGAGAATGAATGTTTGGGTGTTTCGTCCGCGGATTAGGATGTTTTCCCATCAAGTTTTGTCGGGGAGTCTTCTACAAGTTAGGTTTCCAGTGGCTGGCTTAGTGTTTTGGTTTGGTTCTTGTTTCTTCTGTCCAAGGTAACTTGATGCGCCAGTTCCCTGTACTTGCCTTAAAAGCGGGGTTCTTTTTAAATAGAATTAACGGGGGAACTTGGGATTGAAACGATTTTACGTGTTCTGTAATCAGGATTTTTCTCATAAAGATGCATCGATCATTCTTCCAGTTCAATTTTCATGCATACCTTCGGATTACAACTCGACTCTATACAAGCTTTGGGAAAAAAATACAGTACTGATCACCACCTGCTTACTGGTTTAGGATTCAAGGAAACCAagaaaggaaggaaggaagaaggaGATTGGAACAAAAGGCAGGCGCTACATCGATGGCTCCATCTCAAGCGGCGGCGGCTGGCCCCACCTTTGAGGACCTGGAGCGCGACCTGCAGGCAGTTCTCATGGACCAAAACCACACGGCCCCTGCAGACGAGCTCAGCATGTTCCGCAGCGGCAGTGCTCCCCCCACCGTCGAGGGCTCACGCACGGCCATTGGCGCGCTCTTCTCTGGTCCGCCGCTTCCTGCCAACAACCTTGGTggcagtggcggcggcgggacTGGTGCTGGCATTGACATGCTCACTGAGGAGGAGATACGGTCGCACCCAGCGTATCTGTCGTACTACTATTCTAACGAGCACCTCAACCCAAGGCTTCCGCCACCAATGGTCTCCAAAGAGGACTGGCGTGCGGCGCAGCGGTTCCAGGCAGTGTCTGGAGGTATTGGGGATAGGCGGAGGAGGCCTTCAGAGGTCGGGAGTGGAAACTCGCTGTTCTCGGTGCAGCCAGGGGCGCGCGAAGTTGGTGGAGAGAAGGCGCTGCTGAGTGATAGAATGGGGAGGGGTGAAAGGAATGGGCTCGCACGGCAGCAGTCATCTGAGTGGCTTGGGAGAGGTGCCGATGGGCTCATTGGCTTGTCAGATATCAGTGGCCTTGGGTCTCGGCGCAAGAGCTTTGCTGATGCATTGCAGGTTTGGAGCATATTTCATACTtgatttttatttcattttgttgCTGTAGTTACATCTTCAGTAGAAGCACACATTGTTGTTTGAATGGAATTATATTACCCAACTTCAGTATAAGCAAACATTTTATTTTTGCTCACCGACTACATAGTGAAATTATCTTTTGAACTGTTTGGAACGGAATGCATATATGAAATTAGCAGATTATTCACTTTGCCTGCAAATCATACTTCTAGTAACATTAAAATCCACCAGAGTTATGTTCACTGCTGAACTTGAGAGATGGCAGGGGGTTGCATCTTTTTTTGTGACTGACATTATCATATGAAATTTCGTGCACAGATATTGGTAGGCTACTGGTACAATTTATAACCACTATATTTATTACTGCATTTTTCATTTTGTTTTGCTTTTTTATTCTCACCTGCAATTGTTTCAATGGCAGGAAAATATTAGCCGTCCTGCTGCTACTGCCGGTCATCTTTCACGATCTAATAGCCGCAATGCTCTTGAGGGCCCAACTCCAATCAGGTCATCTGATTCACCCAAGCCACAACTGCAGAATAGATCAGAATCCATGAATGGCCTGCGATCTGGATCCACTTCACCCAGTCTGGTCAGGGTCCAAAGTCTTGGTTCTTCAATGTCTCATACCTTTGCTTCTGCAGTAGGTTCATCTATCTCAAGAAGCACCACCCCTGACCCCCAGCTCATACGGAGAACTCCAAGTCCCTGCCTTCCTCCTGTTGGAGTTCGGATGGGGAGTTCTGATAAAAAAGTTGAAGCTGCAGCTGTTGCTTCACTTAATCATGATGGTGCTGACATTGCGGCAACTCTGTCTAGCTTAAGCCTATCTGGAAATAAGATGTCGAATGTGGAAAATGAAGTTCAGAATCATGTTTACCAGAACTTTGGTGACCAGGCAGATGTGCTGTTTAATGTACCAAAGGATCATAGGCAATTTTCACAACAAAATTTAACTCAAAATACCAATGAAGACTCGCTTAATGCCCCTGAATATGCAGTTTTCCCAAATGGGGGGAGTAACTTCAGTAATTTGCATGCTAGTAAGCTGGCATCTCATAGAAATAGCAAGTTCCCTATGCAGTCACCACATGGTAATGCGAACAAGAAAGGATCTTTGATGAGCTCAGCTGGTTCAGTTTCTCACTACCAGAACTTGAATGGTGATAGCCATGGCATTGATGTATCTGGACGGCATATGAAGACTCATGCAGGCGGTTTTACTTCATCCATGCTGAATCCTGGTACCATTAATCCCCTTCCCCATCTCTCTTCCTCTCCCCTTGCCTGTTTGCCGTTCACTCACTCACCTTTTGAGTTTTGAACCATGTTTTCATGTCCAGATGGTGACTATGGCAATGTTCTTTCGAACCATGGGGGATCGAGTTATCAGGGCCAACCAACAGAGACAATGTACGCACAATACTTGCAGGCAAACCCTGATTCCCCCCTTGGTTCAGCTGCAAGCATGAGTCCTTTCCAAGGGAGGGGTTTTACTGGTTCAGGACACTTGGATAGTCCTGGATATCAAAAAGCTTACCTTGGGTCATTATTTGCCCAGCAAAAGCTACAGTATGGGATACCATACCTGGGCAAGtctggtgctcttaatcaaaatatATATGGCAACGATCCTGCATTTGGCATTGGAATGACTTATCTAACAAGCCCACCATCTAGTCCGTATATCTCATCTCCTCAAGGCCATGTCAGGCAAGGAGATCGACTGACTCGACTTCCAGCCGTGGTGAGGAACACTGCTGGAGGATCCATGGGATCATGGAGTTCAGAGAATGGTCTGATGGATAATGGGGGGTCCTCCCTGCTGGAGGAATTCAAAACTAACAAAACCAGATCTTTTGAGCTGTTAGATATTGTAGGCCATGTGGTAGAGTTCAGGTACTATTTCATTGGAATTCCAACAGACTCAAGTTCATTTATTTTCATATGAAGCTAATATGGTTCTCTCTCTGACCTTTCAGTTCGGATCAGTATGGGAGTCGCTTTATACAGCAGAAACTAGAAACTGCTTCTATTGAAGAGAAGAATATGATTTTTCCTGAGATCCTTCCCCAGGCACGTACCTTGATGACTGATGTTTTCGGAAACTATGTTATACAGAAGGTGAGTAACCCTC is a window encoding:
- the LOC8056456 gene encoding pumilio homolog 1, which gives rise to MAPSQAAAAGPTFEDLERDLQAVLMDQNHTAPADELSMFRSGSAPPTVEGSRTAIGALFSGPPLPANNLGGSGGGGTGAGIDMLTEEEIRSHPAYLSYYYSNEHLNPRLPPPMVSKEDWRAAQRFQAVSGGIGDRRRRPSEVGSGNSLFSVQPGAREVGGEKALLSDRMGRGERNGLARQQSSEWLGRGADGLIGLSDISGLGSRRKSFADALQENISRPAATAGHLSRSNSRNALEGPTPIRSSDSPKPQLQNRSESMNGLRSGSTSPSLVRVQSLGSSMSHTFASAVGSSISRSTTPDPQLIRRTPSPCLPPVGVRMGSSDKKVEAAAVASLNHDGADIAATLSSLSLSGNKMSNVENEVQNHVYQNFGDQADVLFNVPKDHRQFSQQNLTQNTNEDSLNAPEYAVFPNGGSNFSNLHASKLASHRNSKFPMQSPHGNANKKGSLMSSAGSVSHYQNLNGDSHGIDVSGRHMKTHAGGFTSSMLNPDGDYGNVLSNHGGSSYQGQPTETMYAQYLQANPDSPLGSAASMSPFQGRGFTGSGHLDSPGYQKAYLGSLFAQQKLQYGIPYLGKSGALNQNIYGNDPAFGIGMTYLTSPPSSPYISSPQGHVRQGDRLTRLPAVVRNTAGGSMGSWSSENGLMDNGGSSLLEEFKTNKTRSFELLDIVGHVVEFSSDQYGSRFIQQKLETASIEEKNMIFPEILPQARTLMTDVFGNYVIQKFFEYGTETQTKQLATLLKGYVLQLSLQMYGCRVIQKALEVVEVEQQTQMALELDGSIMRCVRDQNGNHVIQKCIECIPQERIRFIISAFYGHVVELSMHPYGCRVIQRVLEHCDDESTQNAMMEEIMQSVVTLTEDQYGNYVIQHVLQHGKPEERSTIITQLAGQIVKMSQQKFASNVVEKCLTFGNPEQRQILINEMLGTTDENEPLQAMMKDQFANYVVQKVLEICDDQNRELILSRIKVHLNALKRYTYGKHIVARVEKLIAAGERRIGAPSSC